GATagattaatattttatattatatattaatgaTACTTCATGCAGTCGGAAAGTCTTTCTTCTACATGTTTCATACTTTAAACGAAGCTATTATACCTTATCACGCCACAAGTAACAGGTATACAAATGCCCCAAAATGTTGGAAACAATTTTTCGGGGACCAACTCAAAAAATGTGGAATGGTCTACTGGCGAGACGGGGATAACACACAAGGCAAAATTGTCAGCAGACCGCAAAACATGCCAACATTAAGGCCACATTCTAGGCACTCACTCCAAATTTCGGCTCATCTGTTTTGCCGTGTCATTGAAGCGTAAATGAGACATTTGCGACgcttgtttaattaaaataaatttcaatttaatcaaaattcgTTTGTCGACTGCGGAGGGGGGAAAGCGGTGAGCGGAGAGTGAACACCGTTGTGGAATTTCGCATTAAAATTGTTGGCATAGTTTTTAGGGGTCCGCAAAATGGATTCTGTGCCGTCATCGCCCCTGACAACTGTCGCTCGACGTGCTTCGAAATGCCAGCAAACTTTTGTAACTGCCTTTTGGTTAGCACCTCTGAACACCATACCCTCGATGTCACAGGTACAGGTGtcaatgtgggcgtggcacttaATTAAATCATTGTGTCAAGCTTTGATTAATAGTCATATAACAAACATTTCGAGGATTGACGTCAGTCACTTTGGGCACAAGTCACTTTAAGTGTGAATGGAAAACATGGGTACGAATTTAGTTGACTGATATCTATGATGGTTTGAAGTTAAGATACACAAATCTATAGATAAAGGACTTAGGAATTATTCATTGTAACAAAGTACTTTAAATTAAGAGCGCCCTTTGTACAAACACAAAGTCTAGTTCTAATCACTTTTCACAGTCGATTTGCTGCAGTCCAACATTAAACCACTTTTCGCAGGCATACACATTTCAGCATATTCTACAAATTccttttaaatgttatttatttaaataagtgCTTGCCCAGCAGCCAAAAAAGTTGCTTGAATATACAGACTTTACAACTTTTAttttacgtttttatttttattttttttgtttttttttttgcacaaatgGAGGTGCGAGCGCATGaggtaatttaattaaatgctttgGCTTGAAAGAAAAGTAGTTCTAATTTAATTGGACGTTTTGTTTGCACACGCCGCGAGTACTTTATACTTTTAACGCATTTGAACATGGCCATTGTTTCCATAAACAACTGTGGAATCTGTTTTTTTCATACGGTTTATAAGCCCACATGGCGAATGAGCGATATGCGTATAGTAAAAACGTAAGCGCTAATTGCCAAAAATGCtggtaaatgcaatttaagtTTCGGCTCCGACAAATGTTATTGCAATTGAAAAAGGAACGAAACTGCAGTGGATGGAAAGTCCGTGGAGGCcatgaaaaatgcatatttgggtttaaccgaaaaataaacaaggccAGCGGGCGGGGGTACTGCTACTCCAGGGGGGTGTGGCAGGTCAGGCTACACATGTTTCCAGAGAAAACTCTTTTCCACACCCACAAACATCGTTGGTTGCTTTTTTGCATGCCACGGTGCGCTGagccgaaaagtatgcaacaataAATTCTGCCACGACGGgagcttttcatttatttgaaacacCCGCCCGGAAAAACCACTTGCTCGCACTCCATTTTAGCACCCAAATACGGTGATGTACAAGTGGgccaaaaaaggaaatcaaatcgGGTGAGCTGTTGCCAAACTGAAAACAGTTTGTGCGCCAATTTTCTATCAATTTTCATTGGCATTATCAGCTGCAATACTTTCCAAAAAAAATCCAAGTTAATTTTGAgctcagaaaaaaatatagttgAGATTAATGATAGCTTTGTAGATTTCCTAATACTTTGCCTATAGATCTTGATTTCTTCAGATATAATATTCTTTCTAAATTATACAAAAGAAATGAGGACTACAAAAATGAAGTGTAATTTTTCCAAGTGAGCCAAAAGGGCACTTGAAGTGCCAGGAAAGTATTTGCATTGTACTTTTGAATGCAGACCAAAACGCCAGGCACTTTGATGACCCCACAGCCAAGACTGCAGCATCTCGTTCTGGCCACTTTCGGTTTATGGCCCATAAATTCCGTCGCCTTGCCGGGCGTTTTTCCCTCGGCTGCATTGCAATTGATTTGCATGGCTTGGCCGGCTGTTAGTTAACAGCCAGCACAACTGTACGACACAAATGGTAGGGAATTTATGGCCGGCCAATCGAAACAATTGCCTGACTTCTGGCCGATTGCAGCCATTGAGCCACAAAGGACTCATTCTCCTGCACCTGCATTTTATGGCTGTCAACTGCAACGTACACAAGCTACTGTCCCGTAGTCAAAAGTCCAGTCTAAGTGCATTTTTTGGGTGCATCTACAGTTGAGACTGACATGCAAATACTTTCCTTCCACTAGCCGAGATAAagttgatttttgatttgccAGCAGAGTCACTGAGCCATGGCCAAGAAGCCAGCCAAGTGGCATTTCCCccccacatccacacccacatccacttccCCTTCTGGCCAAGCTGTTGTTTGGTAATTACAAAAATACGATAAGGCTCCGAGCAGCTCGTTCAACTGGAAAGCGAATTCGAATGCCTGGGCGAATATTCATGGCCTGCTGATGAATCTATCAAACTATAATGGAATATGTTATGCCAGATTATCGATAAtgcatatttttgtatttgccgaAACGGCGATTTATTGCTGTATGCAATGGTTGCTAATatttgaaaagcaaaaacgGAATAAGAATTGCGTATGAATATTAGGTGAGAGGCTGATTTTACAGGCTTAAATGTATTtagttaaatactttttaatttgtaaagtGTTTTGCCCTTTTCATTTCTAACACAACAATGTCTTAGTAACTACTAAGCCCAAAATCATCCtaaaattccaaaataaatatttttgcctcGTTGATAAGCACACAGGAATGAAACactttcataaataaaacactaCACAAACAAGTCTTAAGAGTATGCAAAACACCGAGTGATGGGAAAAGAGGTTTTCCACTGTTGCCAagccattttccacccactccGAGTGCTCGGTTTTGGTGAatagaaatatgaaaataatccTCAAGTGTCAGCCCGAGAGATTAGTGACAACAAACCAAAGCCGCACAGCGAAATGAGATTTTTCATTTGGTATCAAATATCCGCTAAAACCGACCAGCAAAAACCAACCCAGGCAGACAAAagaaaatgcataaaaaagaTAGCTTAAGCTGGAAGTGAAATGCAAACGAGTGCAATGCTCCATGAAcaggaaagggaaagggaaaagcGGAGGCTGAGGCTGAGGCACAAAGTGCAACTAGGCAAATGCAAACTACAAACTACAGTCGCACAATGCACAGTACGAATGGCACGACAGCCAGTAAATTGCAATCAATTAAATCCGACTTCAGCCAGAGCGACGCGTGCCCCATGATCCAAACCCAATGGCAAAAGGCGCCGACTATAAAAATAGAGAACTCACTTTAAGAGCCTTTGTCTTTAAATTCTTAAAGTCAATGAGGCATACTCGTAGATACCTAACTAGATCTCTGAACTTGTAGAGCACTAGATTATGCAAAAATTACtctgaatatttatatttatattgaataatatatattttatccaAAACCCCAGCTTTAACtgtacaataatatttagaaGCAAGGCATTACTTATGTTTCCATGTTGACTAGACCCACTGTGCTGCGGTTGCAGCTGCGATAGATGTGGCACTGATCGCCATCAGCTTCCAACATCAGTTGTCACTGGCAATCGAAGCCCTAAGGTTATCATTGCTCAAACTGCGTACTGTCTTTTCAGATTTAGCACATCGCCGACCATGGAAAATAACTTCTACTGGCGCTACAAGGTGGCGGTGGTCACTGGAGCCTCCGTGGGGATTGGAGCTACCACAGCTGTGGAGTTGGCCAATGCCGGAATGGTAGTCGTGGGCCTAGCGCGTCGAGTGGAACTCATTGAGGTGCAGAGCACTGATAACTCATATACACCCATAATACTAcctttttttgtactttaaatAGGCACTCAGGGCGCAAGTGACCGGCGAGGGAAAGATTTTTGCCCGGCAATGTGACCTCAATGATGAAGAGCAGTTGACCAGCGCTTTTAGCTGGATTCGTGAGAAATTCCAGGCCATTCATGTGCTCGTCTGCAACGCTGGCATCCTGAAGGCCAACTTCCTGAGCGGTGAGTGCAGCGTACAAAATCTGAATTACTGAGACTACAATCCCCCAACTCAGAGTCCCCCACCAAGGACATCAAGGAACTGTTCGACACGAATGTGGTGGCCACCGCCAGCTGCCTGCGGGAGGCACTGAAGCACATGGCTGCGGTCAAGGTTCGCGGCCACATTGTGGTCATGAACAGGTGAGTGTCGCCCATGGCCAGAAGTATAGTCTCCCTGAATTTCAAAAGGTTGAATGCAAAAGATATTCTATGTGCTCCCCATTAAgatttttccagtttttctGTGACTTAAATCAGGAATCTGTAACATAACTTGGATTAAGTTCAATGACCAAGCTGCTTGCCTTTCCGACAGCAGCTCGACTTAGTGTTCCTTAATTAAAGCCAATTTCGTAGAAAGTGTTGCTGGCCAACGAAAAGGAGAGAGCCAGCAATTGAAAGCTATACTTGAAAGGATTGTCTATTGACTCGAGACAATTAGATAGAGCTACAAAATTAGCACAactgcaaacacacacacacacacaagagGCAGAATTGGCTGTTTTTGGGGGTAATTGTTATCATTTCGGGAGCGCTGTTTACGCAgctgaaatgggaaaattggGCTTAAATCGAAATTAGTGCAGAGCCGGACAAAGGCAGTGTGCATACAGTGATGGAGTTGGAGGTAAATCATTTTCGTACATATTTGCTTTATAGTTTTGCTTGTGCTGCGCAAACAACTGACCAAAAGCTGCTGCCTTGCCTTGAgtggcaaaatatttgccaaattaTGTCCTCTAGGCTCGTTGCTGTTGGGTGATGGATGGTagatggtgggtggtggataGTGGGTGGTAGATGGTGGGTGGTAGATGGTGGGCGGTTCAAGGGCGGGCTTAGACGAAGGGTTCGGCCAGCCGATCGGGGCTTAATGAAAGTGCAAACAATGCAGGCGGTCAGTCAATAGCCATGTTGTGCGGAGTTGGTCAGCTCaatgcattttgcatgcgAAAGGTTTTGCGCACAAAGGCGAAGGGTTCGAAGTGGTCGCCGcgttatttaaattaaattaaaagccatgcggcaaacaaacaagcacaACAGCGCAAACActtattgatatttaaatgctGAGCGCGGGGTgcgggggtggtggtgggggggGTGGTGTTGCACGCATCGTGTTTTTGCGGTGCGGGTGGTGCATTAAAAGCTTTGCATGGCCAATGTGTTTGCCCcgaacaacagcaacaacagcaataacaacaactcAATTATTCAACATAATTAAGTATTTTGCATTAAGCCGAATGCgtattgcatttgcatttgcattttgcattccTCCATTGGCAGTCGTCGatgtgatttttattattcgATGGAATCCAATGCGTACCgcatttaaaatcaaaaattttgCGCATTAAGCCGCATGTTTGATTTGCGCTATGgctttaatttcaaattgcattgatttaattttaatgaaatttactTGAGTGCATACGCACACCCACCCAACCAGATAGCAATTATTGCCCATGAGCAAAAGGCAAAATTGAataattgcgtatacgcactGTGGGTTGGCAGACTGGCCTGTTGTGCATACATAcgtgagtatctgtgtgtgtgtgtgtgcgtttgctTTTTTCATGGCTGTAAAATCAGTCAGCATGCGGAAATGTTAAGGCAAATTCAACAAAGCCAACGTCAATCTTATTTATTGATTGGCTTTCAGTTTATGCAAAGATGCAAAGATGGCAATTCGATTCGTGCAGAAATCTGTGTGCGCAAAATAGATTGCAAGCGCCAAATGGGATTAATATGATATCTTAAACGAATTTGGTGACGTTTTATCATggtgaaaaatgtttaaatgtttatttcaGAATATAGATTTTTgtcagttttgtattttttaactAGCTGCGTAAGCACACATAATATGAAACCTTTTCCTTAAGGAAGTCTTTACAAACCATTTCAATATGCCATTAAGTTAACTTCACATTCCCACCACATCGAAAAGTGCATCATCGAAGTGCATTAAAGACACACCGTAAATACGCATTTTCCGGAATTTTCATACGCATTTTTCCGGCATAATGAGCAACGGACACAAGCGTATTGTCCGCAATCGAATACAATTGAGCAAGGCGGACGGATAGGTGGGTAGGCGGTTTGGGGGGGTTGGGGGAAAGGGCAGTGAAAACTGCGACTTCGAACTTCGCAAACGTTAATTAATgagaaaatgtatttatttggcGGCGAGGCTGCGAGGCAAAGACAATCCCGTTCTGGTAACGTAGTCGAGGCGTTGCTAATGAGCATGTGACGTTTCGGGGGGCGTGTGtacgtgggcgtggcaggtgggCCAGGTGGGCTGAGTAGGGGCGGTCGTCCATATGCATTTCGCTTAATGTCAGTGCAATAATATTAAgacttaattaattaaaaactgcaAGAGTATGCCGGCCGCCCAGCATCTGCAGCAACGCTGGcaattgtttgcatttaatgcCCCAGGCTCACAGCCATAAGTACCACCCCATGCTCCTCTaaatgcactcgaaaaaacGCGCAACTACTTCAGTGAATGCGCTCATAAAAATATCGATTCATTTATATAAACATAGGAGTATGAACTGTGCAAGTCATAGGCAACTTATACTTCTATTGCATGTGTAGTAaactttaataattattttgttgaaGCATTCATGCATTTGTGTCCAGTGTGGGcgtaaaattaaaagaagTTTACGCAATGTTTGCATAAAATGCACAGCGACATATGCAGGCAGGTGGATGCAGAAAACTGTGAACTGAAAACTGTGAACTGAAAAAGGACGTGGGTGGACAttcatgcatccgcatcctcataCGCATACATTCTTTGAGGCATGCAAAGTGGGTTTTCCGTGGGCGATGGAAACTCCGTTGGTCCCGTCAGCTGCTGACCGTCATTTTCCGTAGGTGTTCGACGGCgacttgttttttgttgccgTTTTAAGTGCTTGAAATCCGTTGTGTTGACTTTATTTACCCACGCACACCCGCCGTTTGTGACCCCGCTCTGTCTTTATTTTCCATTCCCGCCACACCACCATTACTTGCCatgcctcctcctccgcctgctGCTCCTACGGACATGTGTATGGACAACATTTGACAACAGCGTGCTTGGCCATCGGATTCCGGAAGTGCCGGTGCCCTTATTCAGCGTTTATCCGGCCACGAAGCATGCAATTACGGCCCTCTGCCAAACGGTGCGCCAGGAAATACATTTtctcaaattaaatattaaattaacgGTAAGTTAAATGCAGTGCATACATGGCGCCTCATCCTCCGTCTTAATCCGCGGGAAATGCGGCAAACATGACGCGTCTGGTCATTGGTTACCCTCTCCACACTTTTACACTTTTATCCCTCCACTGCAGAGCATCTGCCCGGGCATGGTGGACACGGATTTCCTTAGTGTTTACTCGCAGGCGGTGGCCGAGCTGCCCAAACTGCAGGCAAGTGATGTGGCCAAGGCGGTCTTGTATGCGCTGAACACTCCCGATGGCGTCCAGGTGGAGGACATCATCCTGCAGCAGATGCGGAAGGTCGATTGAACTTCAGCTCAACTACAATGTAATGTTACTACATTTGTATATGTTCTGAAATTAGAGAACCAAAGTGCACATTTTCATATATGcctatatacaaaattacatttcaaGCAACTGATAATTAGATTTgtactttgttttttacttataaagtaaGATCGCTAAGATGTTATTGAATTTTTACCGtatatacttaaatattaaaaaaagatTATACCATTGCAATACATTGATAATTGcacttttaaaatgtttttttatacTTACTTAGTTGTTTTATATTCGCTAAGATGTTAATTTGtacaatcaataaaaatttaaatgcgtGTAAATAGTTTTGGCAACATTATGAGCATTCCttttatacaaatttcaatttaaattgcccGCGCTTTTAGTCGAGATGCCACTTGGCGACAAGGTTACCAGACTGCATCAAAAGACCAGGGCTGTACAGCTATGGTTAGCGAGTACACCATCCACCATTGAAGGGGCGCGCACCGCTTCTAGCAAAGTTACCCACTAAAACATCGATAACCTCTGACAAGTGCGAAACAGTCATCGATTTTTCGCAGCATTAGCTTATTGGTCACACTGGGGCTTATGATTAAAAAAAACTGAACTGACTCCAATAAAAACGTGAGGTAGAAAAAGCGAATTAAGTTGATAATTGATACACACAGCAGCCGCACGGTAACCAGCGGCCAACACCGATCCAAACGcgcgacaacaacagcaattgcATACGCAAAAGCCCCCATCAATCGCAAGTTGCCCGCAGCAGCGGGCTCTAAAATTCCGAAATGCGTCCACGTAGTGCaaaatccgaatccgaatcccaaaccgatttcgattccgaaTCGGGATGTCCGGATGTCTGGGCCTTCTTTTGTGCCCTTTTCGAGGGTGCGGCTGTGATCGGCGTGAACCTGCCGTCCAAAGTGTGATTACGAAATGTGCTCCAAAGGCGAAATGATATTATAAAGTATAATATAATGCGTGTTACCACGTAGTTGCACACAGACAggcacacacgcgcacacacactcgcacatccagtggcacacacacagagagacaGACAGTGAGAGAgtgagcgagcgagagggagaggaatagagaaagaaagaaagtgTTGCCCAGTTGACAAAGAACAGGTTTTAACCTAATTAACTGAATAATAGCCCGAATAATTCGCCgccagaaggaagcgttttccGCAAGGTCCCCGCCGCTCAactgtgtgtatgtttgtgtgcgtgcgtgagcgtgtgtatgtgtgtcaAGGTTCCGGAAGTTGAGCCGCCGTAGAATTGATTTCCTATTGGCCAagccgctgttgctgttgctattgttgttgttgttgtcgcctttgttgtttttgtggctGGACATTGAACTTGAGTCGAAATGCGCACTAACCCATTATCCCATGCATATATCTTTTCGATCCGGCAGCCGTCTAGCCCAGCAGCTCTCTTCCccccacaaaaacacacacaagccGCTTTCTGGAGCCACTCACCCGCAACCGATAGCCACAAGAAACCATCAGGATGTTCATCTGGGACTGGTTCACCGGAGTGCTTGGATACCTGGGTAAGCATCTCTGACATTGTGCCTTGGGACGGCGTTTCTTGAGCAAGTGCCAACAAGGCAGCCGCCGCACCAAAGAAACCCCAAACTCGACGGCTGTACAGCGGAGGTCACAATGATAGCGATTATCTCGAGATCTAGAGGTTGAATTGTGTTTATAGGCAAAGGGCTGGCATGACTTAGTATCACTTTCCATTGGGGTTCTCGTATCACAACAAGTGCGCGTTAAATATGCATTACTATTAGGTACGTGCATAAAATACACTTTTAATTGACTGCCATGTACTTTTGCCTCAATTCtttaaacatacatatttggGGGTTTTCCGGGGTCTAGATAGCTAAACTTATGTTTGCTTTGTAATGCTGAAAGTTATATTTATTCCACACCTAAGTACTGACATTATGTGTGGTATACAGTGCACACCAAACTGCTAGCACATATATCACGTTTTATAGGCGTATCTATTTCTTAGCTTCATCTTTAATCAGGCCAATAGCTTATAGTTAGCCCGAAGTCTCAGAGCTATTGTCTTGACCTCCAATGTATATGTGGCTGTCTGTGGCTGCGCAAACACAAGTGATCCGTCACTAGTGTTAGTTTAGCTGCGTATATTAATTGGTGACGCTCGAGTCAAAGGCTATTCAACACGCTCTCCTCGTTTCAGGTCTGTGGAAAAAGTCTGGCAAATTATTGTTCCTGGGCCTGGATAATGCTGGCAAAACCACACTCTTGCATATGCTCAAAGATGATAAGCTGGCGCAGCATGTGCCCACACTGCATCCAAGTGAGTCTGCTCCTCCCTTCCTGGACGGAATTCGTTGTGTAACTTGAACCAATTAACCAATTATCGCTTGCAGCATCCGAGGAGCTGTCCATCGGCAACATGCGCTTCACTACATTCGACTTGGGTGGCCACACTCAGGGTAAGTGCCTAATCTTGACCAGAGCTCAGGGGAATGTGCATCCAAATCGTAGCTATTTTCCGTACGTGCCCACGACTAAATATAGACCAGTATGCAAATATCGCAGGGCGCAGCGAGCAAAACCGCCAGATCCACGACAATCAGCATGAAATATAGCGCATCAGGTCACCCATACAGCCAGTGGGTCTTA
This genomic stretch from Drosophila yakuba strain Tai18E2 chromosome 3R, Prin_Dyak_Tai18E2_2.1, whole genome shotgun sequence harbors:
- the LOC6537719 gene encoding farnesol dehydrogenase; amino-acid sequence: MENNFYWRYKVAVVTGASVGIGATTAVELANAGMVVVGLARRVELIEALRAQVTGEGKIFARQCDLNDEEQLTSAFSWIREKFQAIHVLVCNAGILKANFLSESPTKDIKELFDTNVVATASCLREALKHMAAVKVRGHIVVMNSVLGHRIPEVPVPLFSVYPATKHAITALCQTVRQEIHFLKLNIKLTSICPGMVDTDFLSVYSQAVAELPKLQASDVAKAVLYALNTPDGVQVEDIILQQMRKVD